DNA from Flavobacterium aestivum:
TTATGGCTCAAGGTCAAGCTGATGTTGTGTCAGATCCGTCCGGAAATATAACAACGGCTAATGGAACTTCTTTCTCTAGTCCAATAATGGCGGGAATGGTGGCGTGTTTATGGCAAGCATATCCCAATAAAACCAATAAACAGATTCGGGATTTAATTGTAAAATCAGCCGATCGTTATTTGGTTCCAACAACACAATATGGGTATGGAATTCCAAATTTTAGTTTGGCTTTATCCAATGGTTTGGGAGTGCATGATTTTTCAAAAACAGATGTTTTTTTATATCCGAATCCAGTAAATGATTTTAGTACAGTTTCTTTTTCAGAAAATCTTGATGGAGGAGTATTTCAGATTTATACTATGCTGGGTCAAAAAATAATGGAGCAAACAATCACGAATGATTCGCCAACTATTTCATTAAAAGCATTGCAATCTGGAGTATATGTTTACAAAATGGATTATAATGGAAAAACCAAAACAGGAAAATTGATTAAACAATAAATACAATTGCATGAATAAAATAACAAGTCTTTTCAATATTAAATATCCTATTATCCAAGCAGGAATGATCTGGAATAGTGGCTATAAATTAGCTAGTGCTGTGAGTAATGCAGGAGGATTAGGTTTGATAGGAGCCGGATCAATGTATCCGGAAGTATTGAGAGAACATATACAGAAATGTAAAAAAGCTACAGATAAACCATTTGGTGTAAATGTCCCGATGTTGTATCCCAACATTGAAGAAATAATGAAAATTATCGTAGATGAAGGTGTGAAAATTGTTTTTACATCGGCAGGTAATCCTAAAACATGGACTTCATTTTTGAAGGAAAATGGCATAACGGTTGTACATGTAGTGAGTAGCTCAGTTTTTGCATTAAAAGCACAAGAGGCTGGAGTAGATGCTGTAGTTGCAGAAGGTTTTGAAGCCGGAGGTCACAACGGGAGAGAGGAAACTACAACTTTTACTTTAATCCCGATGGTAAAAGATAAAATTTCGATTCCGCTTATTGCAGCAGGAGGTATTGCAACGGGACGTGGTATGCTTGCCGCAATGGCTCTAGGAGCAGATGGTGTACAGGTTGGAAGTAGATTTGCAGCTTCGTTGGAATCATCATCTCATGAGAATTTTAAGCAAACTATTGTTGATGTAAAAGAAGGGGATACACAATTAACGCTAAAGGAATTAGCACCTGTTCGTTTGATTAAAAACAAATTTTATCAAGACGTACAAGAGTTATATGAAAAATGTCCGACCAAAGAAGAGTTAGCCGCTTTATTAGGAAGAGCTAGAGCAAAACGCGGTATGTTTGAAGGTGATTTAATCGAAGGTGAATTAGAAATTGGGCAAATTGCAGGTCTAATAAAAAAAGTGGTTCCGGCAAAAGAGATTATGATTGAAATGATAACCGATTTTGAGCAAGCAAAGAAAGAAGTAGTTTCATTTGATTTTTAAAATACTATATTTGTTATTCTGCAAATTTTTTTAAGATGAAATCGCCATTAATGATAAGTTTGCGCAAGTAAACACCGATAAATAAAAGGCGATAACATATATGACCGCAGACAAATAAACTTTCACATATATGAATAAGGTTAAAATAGGTTTTCTTTTGGTATTTCTTTTCCTTGCTTTTAATCAAGGATTTAGTCAAACGTATAAATTCAAAACCACTGGTTTAAGTGTTGCTGTAAAAGGGGATAAAGGTAAATTTGGAGAATGGAGCGAATTAAAATTGGTGAATATATTGATCAGTTTAGACACCAACAAAAATAGATTCGTAATTTATTCTGAAGCCATACAGGTTTTTGAAATCGTTGATTACCTTCCTGCAGAAGAAAATGATACCGATATTGTTTATCCGTTTGTTTGTAAGGATAACAATGGAGAAGATTGTACAATATCTTTTATTACAAGGAAAAATCAAGATAACAGAAAGCAGCTGTATATCAAATATGATGATAGAGTACTGGTATATAATGTTGTCAATTATCAGTAAAAAAACGTTGATGATTATTTGGACTTCAAAAATCACACATGTTAATAAAGTATCAATAATTATTTGGGACTAATGCCTACTTTGAAGGTGTTATTTGATATAATCATAGATTTTTTTTAAGATATTTACGTCTTAGTTTAAAAAGAGGCTGATTAGTTGTAAACTATGAAAGGCCTCTTTTTTTATGAAGTCAAGCCATGATTTTTTAATCATTAATGTTTTTGGGTTAAGAATGTATTAATTTATTTATTTTGGTTTTTTTGTTTCCGGTTTTTTTTAAAGGATAAAGTGTATTTTTGTGGACTATTTAAATTGTATTATGAGAAAAATTGTTTTGTTTTTAGTATGTGTTTTTTCTATTAGTAGTCAAGCACAACAACGCCCTAAATTGGTTGTTGGAGTTGTAGTAGATCAAATGAAAATGGAGTATTTGTATCGATTTTCAGATGATTTTTCAACTAAAGGTTTTAAAAGACTGATGGATAATGGGTTTACTTTTTATAACATGAACTATAATTATGTGCCAACATTTACTGCTCCTGGGCATGCTTCTATCTACACAGGTACAACGCCTGCAGTGCACGGAATCATTGGGAATGATTGGTATATTCGTTCTACTGGAAAAAATATGTATTGTACAGATGATGCAAGTGTAAAAACATTAGTAGAAGGTACAGAAAAAGAAGGGGCGATGTCTCCAAAAAATCTTCAGAGTACTACAATTACTGATGAATTTAGAATGGCAACAAATTTTACTGGTAAAGTAATCGGTTTGAGTATTAAAGATCGTGGAGCTATTTTGCCTGCGGGTCATTTCGCAAACTGGGCATTTTGGTGTACTAAATCGGGAGCATTTATTTCAAGTAGTTTTTATGGAGATAAAATGCCGGATTGGGTAACTCAATTCAACAGCGAAAAGAATTATATGAAATATATCGATAAAGGCTGGAGTTTGTTGAAACCAATTGAAACTTATAACGAAAGCTTACCGGATAATAACCCATATGAAGGAAGATTAGATAAAACTTTACCACCTGTATTTCCTTATAATTTGAGTAAAATTTATAAAGAATCTGGAATGGAAGTTTTAAAAACGACTCCATTTGGAAATGATTTCTTGGCTGAATTAGCCATGAGAGCGATTGAAAAAGAAGAATTGGGTAAAGATAATGTTACTGATTTTTTGACAGTAAGTTTCTCTTCAACTGATTATGTTGGACATACTTTTGGTCCAAGATCTATGGAGATTCAAGATACTTATTTGCGTTTGGATCTTACTATTGCAACATTTTTAGATTATTTGGATAAAACAGTTGGAAAGGATAATTATTTAATTTTCTTGACTGCAGACCATGCTGTTGCTGAGAATCCGATTTATTTGAAAGATCATAAATACAATGTAACTAATATTTCATCGAAAGAGATTTTTGCTTCGTTGAATAAATTCTCTACGGATACCTTTGGTGCTAATTTAGTACTGAGTTATTCTAACTTTAATGTTTATTTAAATAGAGATCTCATAAAAGAGAAAGGTTTGGAATTGGCTAAAGTGAAGCAAAGTTTTAAAGACTATTTGATGACTCAAGCTTATGTAAAAAGAGTGTATTCGCAAGAAGATATTTTGGGCGCAACGGGTCAAGATTATTATTTGAATTTTATTTTTAAAGGATATGATCCTAAACAAAGTGGAGATCTGGTAATTCTTGAAGGTGCAGGATATTTGGAAAGTATTGAAACAGGAACTACACACGGAACACCTAATAGTTATGATACAAATGTGCCTTTGCTTTTTTACGGATGGAATATTCCAAAAGGAGAATCAGTGAAAAAAGAGTACATAACAGAGATAGCACCTACGCTTTCTAAAATGCTAAAAATTACTACCCCAAATGGATCTGAATCTCAAGTTCTAGAAGATTTATTTGTTAAGAAATAATCCTTTTATAGGTACAAAAAAGCCCATCTCGTTTTAAAATGAGATGGGCTTTTTACTTTGGTTCGGTTTATAGAAATTGGTTGTTAGTTTAAGTTTATCGCTGCTTCTACAGGTAACGGAATTTGGTTTCTTAATAAATCTTCGAACGTTTCATGCGCTCTGATTAAATGACCTTTTCCATTCATCCATAAAACCTCAGCTGGTTTGTATCGTGAATTATAGTTTGATGACATTGAGAAACAATAAGCTCCTGCATTACGGAAACATAAAATGTCTCCTTCTTTTATTTCGGTTATTCTTCGGTTGGTAGCAAATGTGTCTGTCTCGCATATGTATCCAACAACAGAGTAAAAACGTTCTTTACCTTTTGGATGAGAAATGTTTTCAATATGATGTTGTGAGCCATAAAGCATTGGACGAATTAAGTGATTGAATCCAGTGTCTATTCCAGCAAAAACGGTTGATGTAGTTTGTTTTACTACATTTACTTTGGCCAAAAAGAAACCTGCTTCACTTACTAAGAATTTACCTGGTTCGAATATCAAGGTTAAATCTTTACCATATTCATGACAGAATGCATTGAATCTTTTTGATAGTTTTCTACCTAATTCTTCAATATCCGTTTCGATATCGTCTTTTTTGTAAGGTACTTTAAAGCCACTACCAAAATCTAAAAATTCAAGATTTTTGAAGTTTTTAGCAGCGTCAAACAAAATTTCGGCAGCATATAAAAATACTTCAATGTCCAAAATGTCTGAACCGGTATGCATGTGAATACCTACGATGTTCATATTGGTGTTTTCTACAATACGAACCAAATGTGGTAATTGATGTACTGAAATACCAAATTTACTATCGATATGTCCTACCGAAATATTTGCATTTCCACCAGCCATTACGTGTGGGTTGATACGAATACAAACAGGAACATGAGGATGTTTTGCACCAAATTGCTCTAATATAGACAAATTGTCTATGTTGATTTGTACTCCTAATGAATGTACTTCTTCAATTTCCTCAAGAGAAACTCCATTTGGGGTATAAAATATTTTTTCTGGGGCATATCCAGCATGTAATCCTAATAATACTTCTTGAATAGAAACAGTGTCTAGTCCAGATCCCATATCTCTCAATAACTGGAGTATGGCAACATTTGACAATGCTTTCATTGCATAGTTGATGCGTAAATTGGCTACTTTAGAAAAAGCCTTTGTTAACCTATTATACTGAGATTGTATTTTTTCGGCATCATAAACATAAAGTGGACTTCCAAATTGTTCAGCTAAGTGTAGTAAATCGTTTGCTTGCATCTTTTTTTATTTTTTTTTACAAATTTATTATAGTTTACTATTGTGACCAAACAAATGGAATGTATTTAACAAAATGTAACAAATTGTTTAAAATAAAACAATAGGTTTGTTTTGGAACTATTATTTAACAATTTTCAAAAAAAATCCCCTAGCGAAAAAATAGTGCTAAGGGATTTTTGAAAAAAAAATAAACATTTCTTTATAGAGAAGGCAAGTCACCTTTACCTTTTGTTGGTAGATTGGTTGCGCCCATTAAGTATAAATCTACTTCTCTTGCTGCTTCACGACCTTCAGAAATAGCCCATACAATTAAGGATTGCCCTCTTCTCATATCACCGGCAGTGAAAATGTGAGGGACATTTGTCTGATAGTTGGTAGCTTTATAATTGCTTTGCATATCAATTTGTAGGCCTAATTGCTCGGCTAAAGTCTTTTCTGGTCCTGTAAATCCAAGGGCTAATAGTGCTAAATCACAAGGCCATATTTTTTCAGAACCTTCTTTTTCGATTAGTTCAGGTCTTTGTCCCGGTACCATTTTCCAAGAAACTTCAACGGTTTTTAATCCAACCAGTTCTCCTTTTTCATTCGCCAGGAATTCTTTGGTATTAATCAACCAGTTTCTGTCGCAACCTTCTTCGTGTGATGAAGATGTTTTCAATTGCAACGGCCAAAATGGCCATGGGGTAGTTTCGCTTCTTCCTACAGGAGGTTTAGGCATAATTTCAAAATTAGTTACCGATTTTGCTCCGTGTCTGTTTGAAGTTCCCACACAATCTGATCCTGTATCTCCACCACCAATAACAATTACATCTTTTCCGGTCGCCAATACTTGGTTTTCTATTGTTTCTCCGTACAATACTTTGGTTTGTTGAGTCAAGAAGTCCATTGCTTGAACAACTCCTTTGCTATCTGCTCCTTTAGTAGGTAAGTTTCTTCTTTCGGTTGCGCCACCACATAATACAATTGAATCAAAAGCATTTAATTCTTCTACGCTATAATTAACTCCAACGTTAACATTAGTTTTAAAAACAATTCCTTCTGCTTCTAACACTTTTACACGTCTGTCAATAATTCCTTTTTCTAATTTAAAATTAGGAATTCCATAGCGTAATAATCCACCTATTGCATTGTCTCTTTCAAAAACGGTAACAGTATGTCCGGCACGATTTAGCTGTTGTGCAGCGGCCAATCCGGCAGGACCCGATCCGATTACGGCAACGGTTTTTCCTGTTCTTACCTCTGGAGCTTGTGGTTTGATCCAACCTTCTGCAAAACCTCTTTCGATAATATTTTTTTCAATATTTTCGATAGCAACTGGCTCACTAATAATTCCTAATACGCATGATTTCTCGCAAGGAGCAGGGCATAAGCGACCTGTAAACTCAGGGAAATTGTTTGTTGACTGTAAAATCTTCAAAGCACTTTCCCATTCTTCCTGATGAACCATGTCGTTAAAATCAGGAATTAAATTCCCTAATGGACATGAGCTATGACAAAATGGAATTCCGCAATCCATGCATCTTGAACCTTGTTCTTTGATTTTGTCTTTTTTTAACGGAATTGTAAATTCATTATAATTTGTTATTCTTTCTCGAACAGCAACGTTACTTTCGTCGGTTCTGTTATATTCTTTAAATCCACCTATCTTACCCATGACTATTATGCTATTAATTCTTCAATTTGCTTTTCTTCTGCCAATCTTTGTAATGCTTTTTTGTAATCTGTAGGCATTACTTTGATGAAATGTCTGCTTTCGTTTTCCCAATCTGCTAAAAGTCTTTTTGCTAAAGGACTATTAGTGTACAAAGAATGATTTTTGACTAATTGTTTTAATCGGATCAAATCATCATCTTCTAATGTTTCTAAGGCAACCATTTCCATATTGCACAATCCGTTTTCAAATTTCTTTTGGGCATCATACACATAGGCAATACCACCGCTCATACCTGCTGCGAAGTTTCTTCCTGTTTTTCCAAGGACAACTACAGTTCCGCCAGTCATGTACTCACAACCGTGATCTCCAATTCCTTCAACAACTGCGGTTGCTCCCGAGTTTCTAACGGCAAATCGTTCTCCAGCCATACCGTTAATATAGGCTTCCCCGGTAATTGCACCATAAAGCGCTACGTTTCCAACAATAATATTGTCTTCTGGTTTGAAAGCTGCCGTAGGAGGAACTTTGATGATTAATTTGGCTCCAGAAAGTCCTTTTCCTAAATAATCATTACAGTTTCCGTGTATTTTG
Protein-coding regions in this window:
- a CDS encoding NAD(P)H-dependent flavin oxidoreductase; translation: MNKITSLFNIKYPIIQAGMIWNSGYKLASAVSNAGGLGLIGAGSMYPEVLREHIQKCKKATDKPFGVNVPMLYPNIEEIMKIIVDEGVKIVFTSAGNPKTWTSFLKENGITVVHVVSSSVFALKAQEAGVDAVVAEGFEAGGHNGREETTTFTLIPMVKDKISIPLIAAGGIATGRGMLAAMALGADGVQVGSRFAASLESSSHENFKQTIVDVKEGDTQLTLKELAPVRLIKNKFYQDVQELYEKCPTKEELAALLGRARAKRGMFEGDLIEGELEIGQIAGLIKKVVPAKEIMIEMITDFEQAKKEVVSFDF
- the pafA gene encoding alkaline phosphatase PafA; this encodes MRKIVLFLVCVFSISSQAQQRPKLVVGVVVDQMKMEYLYRFSDDFSTKGFKRLMDNGFTFYNMNYNYVPTFTAPGHASIYTGTTPAVHGIIGNDWYIRSTGKNMYCTDDASVKTLVEGTEKEGAMSPKNLQSTTITDEFRMATNFTGKVIGLSIKDRGAILPAGHFANWAFWCTKSGAFISSSFYGDKMPDWVTQFNSEKNYMKYIDKGWSLLKPIETYNESLPDNNPYEGRLDKTLPPVFPYNLSKIYKESGMEVLKTTPFGNDFLAELAMRAIEKEELGKDNVTDFLTVSFSSTDYVGHTFGPRSMEIQDTYLRLDLTIATFLDYLDKTVGKDNYLIFLTADHAVAENPIYLKDHKYNVTNISSKEIFASLNKFSTDTFGANLVLSYSNFNVYLNRDLIKEKGLELAKVKQSFKDYLMTQAYVKRVYSQEDILGATGQDYYLNFIFKGYDPKQSGDLVILEGAGYLESIETGTTHGTPNSYDTNVPLLFYGWNIPKGESVKKEYITEIAPTLSKMLKITTPNGSESQVLEDLFVKK
- a CDS encoding glutamate synthase subunit beta; the encoded protein is MGKIGGFKEYNRTDESNVAVRERITNYNEFTIPLKKDKIKEQGSRCMDCGIPFCHSSCPLGNLIPDFNDMVHQEEWESALKILQSTNNFPEFTGRLCPAPCEKSCVLGIISEPVAIENIEKNIIERGFAEGWIKPQAPEVRTGKTVAVIGSGPAGLAAAQQLNRAGHTVTVFERDNAIGGLLRYGIPNFKLEKGIIDRRVKVLEAEGIVFKTNVNVGVNYSVEELNAFDSIVLCGGATERRNLPTKGADSKGVVQAMDFLTQQTKVLYGETIENQVLATGKDVIVIGGGDTGSDCVGTSNRHGAKSVTNFEIMPKPPVGRSETTPWPFWPLQLKTSSSHEEGCDRNWLINTKEFLANEKGELVGLKTVEVSWKMVPGQRPELIEKEGSEKIWPCDLALLALGFTGPEKTLAEQLGLQIDMQSNYKATNYQTNVPHIFTAGDMRRGQSLIVWAISEGREAAREVDLYLMGATNLPTKGKGDLPSL
- the lysA gene encoding diaminopimelate decarboxylase is translated as MQANDLLHLAEQFGSPLYVYDAEKIQSQYNRLTKAFSKVANLRINYAMKALSNVAILQLLRDMGSGLDTVSIQEVLLGLHAGYAPEKIFYTPNGVSLEEIEEVHSLGVQINIDNLSILEQFGAKHPHVPVCIRINPHVMAGGNANISVGHIDSKFGISVHQLPHLVRIVENTNMNIVGIHMHTGSDILDIEVFLYAAEILFDAAKNFKNLEFLDFGSGFKVPYKKDDIETDIEELGRKLSKRFNAFCHEYGKDLTLIFEPGKFLVSEAGFFLAKVNVVKQTTSTVFAGIDTGFNHLIRPMLYGSQHHIENISHPKGKERFYSVVGYICETDTFATNRRITEIKEGDILCFRNAGAYCFSMSSNYNSRYKPAEVLWMNGKGHLIRAHETFEDLLRNQIPLPVEAAINLN